A window of Paenibacillus sp. 19GGS1-52 contains these coding sequences:
- a CDS encoding phospholipase D-like domain-containing protein: MENKLPISEWDDRSQKNMIDYVNYYLSGGSLRSIEPEAGEAAEKITEMMDREAARAYRQELGGVITEAEQLQQLPGFSQVMLEQLAFAVSRLDSGKLRALAPQTTQNNCVDPYTNGPQCLEMLLSEIAKAERYIHLSVMLFFNDISGNLIAEELLRALGRGVQVRIMVNYTITALGYGNNLEFGEFSKISARLEAAGAKLLNTSNSCYTTVGWSMKREALKQQGVPENILFLQDTVEKDVEISGLNVIDHRKFMIIDGITSIIGSLNIGDQYTYGTPLKESSIASIDGKIVGIPGKVEEWHDGCFRVRGAAALPLNVIFQSRWILLGGDHFEANEVFYHPDVNYDCGEEECTLFVSFPGNSVNLMQQYYLDLITYAAEETVIVNPYLIDQAFWDRLGELGPDCSGHLSICNPLLVNDHPTNRAAVRSNMYTPFCNGVSFYDYSLTGRFSHWKISYDHRSRAVFHGSYNINERSACHDFELGLLVKGEAFANKVKSMIDYDLGVSRKITDKKEFFKHPWLHPSTYLNKATQTYT; encoded by the coding sequence ATGGAGAACAAGTTGCCGATTTCGGAGTGGGATGACCGCTCACAGAAGAATATGATTGATTACGTGAACTATTATTTATCCGGTGGTTCACTACGCAGTATTGAGCCGGAAGCCGGCGAAGCAGCAGAGAAAATTACAGAGATGATGGATCGGGAGGCTGCTCGCGCATATCGGCAGGAACTTGGCGGCGTAATTACTGAAGCTGAGCAGTTGCAGCAATTGCCCGGCTTCAGTCAGGTTATGCTCGAACAGCTTGCTTTTGCCGTGAGCAGACTCGATTCCGGTAAGCTCAGAGCGCTTGCTCCGCAGACGACCCAGAATAACTGTGTAGATCCGTATACGAATGGTCCACAGTGTCTAGAGATGCTCTTGAGTGAAATCGCAAAAGCAGAGCGGTATATTCATCTGTCCGTGATGCTGTTCTTTAACGATATTTCCGGAAATCTTATTGCCGAAGAACTGCTTCGTGCGCTTGGACGTGGTGTGCAGGTCCGGATTATGGTGAATTACACTATCACAGCTTTAGGCTATGGGAACAATCTGGAATTTGGGGAATTCTCCAAAATTTCTGCTCGACTGGAAGCGGCAGGAGCTAAACTGCTGAATACGTCCAATTCCTGTTACACTACTGTGGGATGGAGTATGAAGCGGGAGGCTTTGAAGCAGCAGGGTGTCCCCGAAAATATCTTGTTTCTGCAGGATACAGTAGAGAAGGATGTGGAAATCTCCGGGCTGAATGTTATTGACCACCGAAAGTTTATGATCATCGATGGCATAACCTCAATTATCGGCAGTTTGAATATCGGTGACCAATATACATATGGAACGCCTCTGAAGGAATCATCTATAGCAAGTATAGACGGAAAAATAGTTGGAATCCCCGGTAAAGTGGAGGAGTGGCATGACGGTTGCTTTCGGGTTCGCGGAGCTGCGGCGTTGCCGCTGAATGTCATATTTCAATCGAGATGGATACTGCTTGGAGGCGATCATTTTGAGGCGAATGAGGTCTTTTACCACCCAGATGTGAATTATGATTGCGGAGAGGAAGAATGTACGCTCTTTGTGAGCTTTCCGGGCAATTCGGTCAATCTGATGCAGCAGTATTATCTGGATTTAATCACTTATGCAGCCGAGGAGACGGTCATTGTGAATCCTTATCTGATCGATCAGGCTTTTTGGGATCGGCTGGGTGAGCTGGGTCCAGACTGTTCGGGTCACTTATCGATCTGCAACCCGCTGCTGGTTAATGATCACCCTACGAACCGTGCGGCAGTGCGTAGTAATATGTACACGCCTTTTTGCAATGGTGTATCTTTCTACGATTATAGCTTAACAGGCCGTTTCTCCCATTGGAAAATCTCCTATGACCACAGATCGCGGGCAGTGTTCCATGGTTCTTATAATATCAATGAAAGAAGCGCTTGCCACGATTTTGAATTGGGCCTGCTAGTCAAAGGCGAAGCCTTTGCAAACAAAGTGAAATCGATGATCGATTATGACCTTGGTGTCTCCAGAAAAATCACGGATAAGAAGGAATTCTTCAAGCATCCCTGGCTTCATCCCAGTACATACCTGAATAAGGCGACCCAAACCTACACTTGA
- a CDS encoding pyridoxal phosphate-dependent aminotransferase, translating to MNIFEPSELLNNLPKQFFAALVGKAAAVAAQGHDVINLGQGNPDMPTPDHIVEALQLAAADPLNHKYPPFRGHSYLKEAVAAFYKREYGVDLKPDSEVAILFGGKTGLVEVVQCLLNPGDTALVPDPGYPDYWSGIELARAIMEMMPLTAEHAYLPSYTDISPDIAAKAKLMFLNYPNNPTGAVATEDFFQETVHFAAQHNICVVHDFAYAAIGYEGHKPISYLQTPGAKENGIEIYTLSKTYNMAGWRVAFAVGNSSVIESLNLLQDHMYVSLFGAVQAAAAEALLGSQQCVEDLVARYENRRNILIDGMRNIGWNAVAPGGSFFAWLPVPEGYTSQSFADLLLEQAHVVVAPGNGFGTYGEGYVRVGLVSDESRLTEAVERIGRLKLFA from the coding sequence GTGAATATTTTCGAGCCGTCTGAACTGTTAAATAACCTGCCCAAGCAGTTTTTCGCTGCACTGGTCGGCAAGGCTGCTGCAGTAGCAGCACAAGGGCATGATGTTATTAACCTTGGACAGGGTAATCCTGATATGCCTACACCGGATCATATTGTTGAAGCACTGCAGTTGGCAGCGGCTGACCCTCTGAATCATAAGTATCCACCGTTTCGCGGTCACAGTTATCTTAAGGAAGCAGTGGCGGCTTTTTACAAGCGGGAATATGGGGTGGACTTAAAGCCTGACAGTGAGGTAGCAATCCTGTTTGGCGGCAAAACCGGACTGGTCGAGGTCGTGCAGTGTCTCCTGAATCCCGGTGATACGGCGCTTGTGCCGGACCCCGGTTATCCTGATTACTGGTCAGGGATTGAGCTTGCGCGGGCCATCATGGAGATGATGCCGCTGACAGCGGAGCATGCTTATCTGCCGTCATACACGGATATAAGCCCTGATATTGCTGCCAAGGCGAAGCTGATGTTCCTGAATTATCCGAACAATCCAACCGGAGCGGTAGCAACGGAGGATTTTTTTCAGGAGACTGTTCATTTTGCTGCGCAGCATAATATTTGTGTGGTGCATGATTTCGCCTATGCTGCTATTGGCTATGAAGGTCATAAGCCGATCAGCTATCTCCAGACGCCAGGAGCTAAGGAGAACGGCATCGAGATATACACGCTATCTAAGACGTACAATATGGCCGGCTGGCGCGTGGCGTTTGCCGTAGGGAATTCCAGCGTAATCGAGAGCCTGAATCTGCTGCAGGATCACATGTATGTCAGCCTGTTTGGTGCAGTGCAGGCCGCAGCGGCGGAAGCGCTGCTCGGTTCGCAGCAATGTGTCGAAGATTTGGTGGCTCGCTACGAGAACCGGCGGAATATCTTAATCGACGGAATGCGGAACATTGGCTGGAATGCTGTGGCGCCTGGCGGCTCATTCTTCGCCTGGCTGCCAGTTCCCGAAGGATACACCTCGCAGAGCTTTGCGGATCTGCTGCTGGAGCAGGCGCATGTTGTTGTGGCACCAGGCAACGGCTTTGGTACATACGGTGAAGGTTATGTACGGGTAGGTCTGGTGAGCGATGAATCACGGCTGACAGAAGCCGTGGAGCGAATCGGCAGGCTTAAACTCTTTGCTTAG
- a CDS encoding putative quinol monooxygenase, with product MIIIHAVFHVNPDLKVQFLEEVKPLIAATHAEEGNLSYDLYNHAEQENVYIMVETWLDSEAVSSHNTSSHFTAFAAKAGEFLTAPLDVKVYNGEQINK from the coding sequence ATGATTATTATTCATGCTGTATTTCATGTTAATCCCGATCTCAAAGTGCAGTTTCTAGAAGAGGTTAAGCCGCTGATTGCAGCTACTCATGCAGAAGAGGGCAATCTCTCTTATGACCTTTACAATCATGCAGAACAAGAGAATGTATATATCATGGTAGAGACTTGGCTTGACTCTGAAGCGGTTTCCAGCCACAATACAAGCAGTCATTTTACAGCCTTCGCAGCCAAAGCAGGCGAATTCTTGACTGCACCGCTCGACGTTAAGGTATATAACGGCGAACAGATCAACAAGTAA
- a CDS encoding nitroreductase family protein translates to MSTTQISDFTGIITGRRSIRKYDPTVKVSKEEMTQILTEATLAPSSVNMQPWRFLVIDSAEGKATLAPLARFNQTQVETSAAVIAVFGDLNNFDYAEEIYGAAVERGFMPADVKENQLARLAGHFSTLPAAANKDTVLIDSALASMQLMLAARAHGYDTNPIGGFEKDKIAEAFGMDKDRYIPVMLISLGKAAEEGHESVRLPIDKIAQWK, encoded by the coding sequence ATGAGTACTACACAAATCAGTGATTTCACAGGAATAATTACAGGTCGCCGCTCCATTCGTAAATATGATCCAACAGTCAAGGTCAGCAAAGAGGAAATGACCCAGATTCTTACGGAAGCCACACTTGCTCCTTCTTCAGTGAACATGCAGCCTTGGCGCTTCCTCGTGATTGATAGTGCAGAAGGAAAGGCAACACTCGCACCGCTCGCCCGCTTTAATCAGACGCAGGTAGAGACCTCAGCGGCAGTGATTGCCGTGTTTGGAGATTTGAACAACTTCGATTACGCTGAAGAAATATACGGTGCTGCTGTTGAGCGCGGGTTTATGCCTGCCGATGTCAAAGAGAATCAATTGGCTAGACTAGCCGGCCATTTCTCCACCTTGCCAGCAGCAGCTAACAAAGACACCGTGCTGATTGACTCCGCTCTGGCTTCCATGCAATTGATGTTGGCTGCCCGTGCGCATGGCTACGACACAAATCCTATCGGCGGTTTCGAAAAGGATAAAATCGCAGAAGCCTTTGGTATGGATAAAGATCGTTACATTCCAGTTATGCTGATTTCGCTTGGTAAAGCTGCTGAAGAGGGCCATGAATCCGTTCGTTTACCTATTGATAAAATTGCTCAGTGGAAGTAA
- a CDS encoding MarR family transcriptional regulator, whose product MSEYQPEEERIFELLQALNKGIAPKFERCAGISPTRLRLLHELFQVDEISQIALQKEIDIDAAAITRHLKGLEEYGAITRRNNPADNRVTLVSLTEQGRGKVTSYREEKKRFISSLLTGFDDQEQTVLIDMLNRLQHNINLL is encoded by the coding sequence TTGAGCGAATATCAGCCTGAGGAAGAGCGCATCTTTGAATTGCTGCAGGCGTTGAACAAAGGGATCGCTCCTAAATTTGAACGATGTGCGGGCATCAGTCCTACTCGCCTTCGTCTTCTCCACGAGTTATTTCAGGTTGATGAGATCAGCCAAATCGCTCTGCAGAAGGAAATCGATATTGACGCTGCCGCCATTACTCGGCACCTGAAGGGTCTGGAAGAATATGGGGCGATAACGCGTCGTAATAATCCAGCCGATAACAGAGTCACGCTCGTCTCCCTTACAGAGCAGGGGCGGGGTAAAGTAACCTCATACAGAGAAGAGAAGAAACGTTTTATCAGTAGTCTGCTCACAGGCTTCGATGATCAGGAACAGACAGTGCTTATAGATATGCTTAACCGTCTGCAGCATAATATTAATCTGCTGTAG